One genomic region from Nocardioides plantarum encodes:
- a CDS encoding MBL fold metallo-hydrolase translates to MLIAAFPAGPWGTNCYVAATGPGAECVVIDPGKDAGPDVDRVVREHRLKPVAVLVTHGHVDHMWSVAPVAGTYDATAWIHPKDRHLLADPMQGMSPETTAMMLGGSYEFAEPDDVRELTDLQSLELAGLSFVVDHTPGHTEGSVTFRTPYGVEQGHADVSEVLFSGDLLFAGSIGRTDLPGGDHPSMLRSLRDKVLPLADDIVVLPGHGEQTSIGRERATNPFLQDL, encoded by the coding sequence GTGCTGATCGCCGCCTTCCCCGCAGGACCGTGGGGCACCAACTGCTACGTGGCGGCCACCGGACCCGGCGCCGAGTGCGTGGTCATCGACCCCGGCAAGGACGCCGGCCCCGACGTCGACCGGGTCGTGCGCGAGCACCGGCTCAAGCCCGTCGCGGTGCTGGTCACCCACGGTCACGTCGACCACATGTGGAGCGTCGCGCCCGTCGCCGGCACCTACGACGCCACCGCCTGGATCCACCCCAAGGACCGGCACCTGCTGGCCGACCCGATGCAGGGCATGTCGCCCGAGACGACCGCGATGATGCTCGGCGGCAGCTACGAGTTCGCCGAGCCCGACGACGTCCGCGAGCTCACCGACCTGCAGTCGCTCGAGCTCGCCGGGCTGAGCTTCGTCGTCGACCACACCCCCGGCCACACGGAGGGCTCGGTCACCTTCCGCACGCCCTACGGCGTCGAGCAGGGTCACGCCGACGTGTCCGAGGTGCTGTTCTCCGGTGACCTGCTCTTCGCGGGCTCGATCGGGCGCACCGACCTGCCCGGGGGCGACCACCCCTCCATGCTGCGCTCGCTGCGCGACAAGGTGCTGCCGCTCGCCGACGACATCGTGGTGCTGCCCGGTCACGGCGAGCAGACGTCCATCGGTCGTGAGCGCGCCACCAACCCCTTCCTCCAGGACCTGTGA
- a CDS encoding DUF349 domain-containing protein — protein sequence MYVRTTDGERSVGSYPAGTPEEALAFFTERFDALSFEVQLLEQRVNSAKLTPEEAAESIKTVRAQVTDANAVGDLASLSGRLDALAPVLAVQREARRAEKAEKAAESKAAKESIVEEAEKIGAGTDWRNGANRLRDLLDQWKVLPRIDRASDDALWKRFSSARTAYTKARKIHFAEQDEKREGARVVKERLCKEAEALATSTEWGPTAGRYRDLMRDWKAAGPAPKDVDDVLWARFRGAQDAFFGARDAANAALDAEFAANAEVKDALIVEIEALLPIGNLEATKKKFRDLADQWEAAGKVPRDRIKDLEARMRTVETALRNAEDDQWKRSDPEKSARANDMVTKLEDAIAKVEADLEKARTAGNDKKVKELEDNLESRRSFLDMARRASADFSG from the coding sequence GTGTATGTCAGGACCACCGACGGCGAGCGGTCGGTCGGGTCCTACCCGGCCGGGACGCCCGAGGAGGCCCTGGCCTTCTTCACCGAGCGTTTCGACGCGCTCTCCTTCGAGGTGCAGCTCCTCGAGCAGCGGGTCAACTCGGCCAAGCTGACTCCCGAGGAGGCGGCCGAGTCGATCAAGACCGTGCGCGCCCAGGTCACCGACGCCAACGCGGTCGGCGACCTCGCCTCGCTCAGCGGTCGGCTCGACGCCCTGGCCCCCGTGCTCGCCGTACAGCGGGAGGCACGTCGCGCCGAGAAGGCCGAGAAGGCTGCGGAGTCCAAGGCCGCCAAGGAGTCGATCGTCGAGGAGGCCGAGAAGATCGGCGCCGGCACCGACTGGCGCAACGGCGCCAACCGGCTGCGCGACCTGCTCGACCAGTGGAAGGTGCTCCCCCGCATCGACCGCGCCTCCGACGACGCGCTGTGGAAGCGCTTCTCCAGCGCCCGCACGGCCTACACCAAGGCCCGCAAGATCCACTTCGCCGAGCAGGACGAGAAGCGCGAGGGCGCTCGCGTCGTCAAGGAGCGGCTCTGCAAGGAGGCCGAGGCGCTGGCGACCTCGACCGAGTGGGGCCCCACCGCCGGGCGCTACCGCGACCTGATGCGCGACTGGAAGGCCGCCGGCCCCGCCCCCAAGGACGTCGACGACGTCCTCTGGGCCAGGTTCCGGGGAGCCCAGGACGCCTTCTTCGGTGCCCGCGACGCCGCCAACGCAGCGCTCGACGCCGAGTTCGCCGCCAACGCCGAGGTCAAGGACGCGCTGATCGTCGAGATCGAGGCGCTGCTGCCGATCGGCAACCTCGAGGCCACCAAGAAGAAGTTCCGCGACCTCGCCGACCAGTGGGAGGCCGCCGGCAAGGTCCCCCGCGACCGCATCAAGGACCTCGAGGCCCGGATGCGGACGGTCGAGACGGCCCTGCGCAACGCCGAGGACGACCAGTGGAAGCGCTCGGACCCCGAGAAGTCCGCCCGCGCCAACGACATGGTCACCAAGCTCGAGGACGCCATCGCCAAGGTCGAGGCCGACCTCGAGAAGGCCCGCACGGCCGGCAACGACAAGAAGGTCAAGGAGCTCGAGGACAACCTCGAGTCCCGCCGGTCCTTCCTCGACATGGCCCGTCGCGCGTCGGCTGACTTTTCTGGTTAG
- the yajC gene encoding preprotein translocase subunit YajC, with protein MEGFAPVLPILGIALVFWLLVIRPGVRRERERRSMQAALAVGDRVLLTSGFFGTIRALHDDRADIELAPGTTVTVALGAVGGLEPDRAPETPEPTTDLRKTAHPTTSDAKTSTPEPEEN; from the coding sequence GTGGAAGGGTTCGCCCCCGTTCTGCCCATCCTGGGCATCGCGCTCGTCTTCTGGCTCCTTGTCATCCGTCCAGGCGTACGCCGAGAGCGCGAGCGCCGCTCGATGCAGGCCGCCCTCGCCGTCGGTGACCGGGTGCTGCTGACGTCGGGCTTCTTCGGCACGATCCGCGCCCTCCACGACGACCGCGCCGACATCGAGCTCGCGCCCGGGACGACGGTCACCGTCGCCCTCGGCGCCGTCGGCGGACTCGAGCCCGACCGGGCTCCCGAGACCCCCGAGCCCACCACCGACCTGCGCAAGACGGCGCACCCCACGACGAGCGACGCCAAGACGTCGACGCCCGAGCCCGAGGAGAACTGA
- the secF gene encoding protein translocase subunit SecF, whose translation MGKASRLGNDLYTGRKSYDFVHKRTLWYAITGGIVALAFLALIVKGLNFGIEFTGGTEFRVPTTDGSSQALAEKVRDTVVDTDVPGTEGAVVTTAGDAILVQVEELSASQSDEVLTAIQTVIDVPTSQVNLSELGASWGQEVANRAILGVIVFLVLVLIFIGFYFREWKMSLAAFVALVHDVTITMGVYALSGFQVTPAAVTGLLAILGFSLYDTVVVFDKIKENTRDMRKNRQTYAEAANLAVNQTLVRSVNTGIVALIPIGAILWVSAAQLGASSLQDLALSQFVGMAVGVYSSVILAPRVLVHLKSGEDEVKLAERRAKARARAQADPYAAVPAFADDLPVQDDPDGEPVDEHDDELETSAPRLTKARPPAEPTEPGRGRTVPPARGPLGQSGSSGRVQPSRQPKSKRGK comes from the coding sequence ATGGGCAAGGCATCGAGACTCGGCAACGATCTCTACACCGGACGCAAGTCCTACGACTTCGTCCACAAGCGGACCCTCTGGTACGCCATCACCGGCGGCATCGTGGCGCTCGCCTTCCTCGCCCTGATCGTCAAGGGCCTCAACTTCGGCATCGAGTTCACCGGCGGCACCGAGTTCCGGGTGCCCACGACCGACGGCAGCTCGCAGGCCCTGGCCGAGAAGGTCCGCGACACCGTGGTCGACACCGACGTGCCCGGCACCGAGGGCGCCGTGGTGACCACCGCGGGCGACGCGATCCTGGTCCAGGTCGAGGAGCTCAGCGCCTCGCAGAGTGACGAGGTGCTGACGGCGATCCAGACCGTCATCGACGTGCCCACCAGCCAGGTCAACCTCTCCGAGCTCGGCGCCAGCTGGGGCCAGGAGGTCGCCAACCGCGCGATCCTCGGCGTGATCGTGTTCCTGGTGCTGGTGCTCATCTTCATCGGCTTCTACTTCCGCGAGTGGAAGATGTCGCTGGCGGCGTTCGTCGCCCTCGTGCACGACGTGACCATCACGATGGGCGTCTACGCGCTCTCGGGCTTCCAGGTCACCCCAGCCGCCGTCACCGGACTGCTGGCGATCCTCGGCTTCTCGCTCTACGACACCGTCGTGGTGTTCGACAAGATCAAGGAAAACACGCGCGACATGCGCAAGAACCGTCAGACGTACGCCGAGGCCGCCAACCTCGCGGTCAACCAGACGCTGGTCCGCTCGGTCAACACCGGCATCGTCGCGCTGATCCCGATCGGCGCCATCCTGTGGGTCAGCGCCGCCCAGCTCGGCGCCAGCTCGCTGCAGGACCTCGCGCTGTCGCAGTTCGTCGGCATGGCCGTCGGCGTCTACTCCTCGGTGATCCTGGCCCCGCGCGTGCTCGTGCACCTGAAGTCGGGCGAGGACGAGGTCAAGCTCGCCGAGCGGCGGGCCAAGGCCCGCGCGCGGGCCCAGGCCGACCCCTACGCCGCCGTCCCCGCCTTCGCCGACGACCTGCCCGTGCAGGACGACCCCGACGGTGAACCGGTCGACGAGCACGACGACGAGCTCGAGACGTCGGCGCCGCGACTGACCAAGGCGCGCCCGCCGGCCGAGCCGACCGAGCCCGGTCGCGGTCGCACCGTGCCGCCGGCCCGCGGCCCGCTCGGCCAGAGCGGCAGCTCCGGGCGCGTGCAGCCGTCGCGTCAGCCCAAGTCCAAGCGCGGGAAGTAG
- a CDS encoding RelA/SpoT family protein yields MRAKLARIGTRSPGLNPVLEPLFRAVRANHPKADLALLERAYVTAEKMHGSQMRKSGDPYITHPLAVTTILAGIGMTEATLVAALLHDTVEDTPYTLQQCRDDFGDEVAAMVDGVTKLDKVQYGDSAQAETIRKMIVAMSRDIRVLVIKLADRLHNMRTLRYVPLKSQERTARETLDIYAPLAHRLGMNTIKWELEDLAFATLHPKIYDEIVRLVAERAPSRDSFLAEVITQVEKDLREAKVKATVTGRPKHYYSIYQKMIVGGREFSDIYDLVGIRILVDEDRDCYSVLGVLHSRWNPVLGRFKDYVAMPKFNMYQSLHTTVIGPQGKPVEMQIRTFGMHRRAEYGVAAHWKYKEDGREGRDTDARGDTDDMSWVRQLLDWQSEVEDPGEFLESLRFEINRSETYVFTPRGDVIALPSGATPVDFAYAVHTEVGHHTIGARVNGRLVPLESTLDNGDVVEVFTSKSVNAGPSRDWLTFVRSPRARSKIRHWFTKERREEAVDQGKDQIAKLMRKEGLPIKRLLTHDTLTQVAAHFKLGDVTALYAAVGEGNLSAQAVVRRVIDLLGGDAGVQEDLAEAVTITGRRGRSRIGGGADSGVIVKGSPDVWVKLAKCCTPVPPDDILGFVTKGGGVSVHRRDCTNAGELLRQPEKVLDVEWAPTAQSMFLVNIQVEALDRARLLSDITMVLSDAHVNILSANLSTTRDRVAKSRFTFEMAEAKHLDTVLKAVRSVPGVFDAYRVTA; encoded by the coding sequence ATGCGCGCCAAGCTGGCCCGCATCGGCACCCGCAGCCCCGGGCTCAACCCGGTGCTCGAGCCGCTGTTCCGTGCGGTGCGCGCCAACCACCCCAAGGCCGACCTGGCGCTGCTCGAGCGGGCCTACGTCACGGCCGAGAAGATGCACGGCAGCCAGATGCGCAAGAGCGGTGACCCCTACATCACCCACCCGCTCGCCGTCACCACCATCCTGGCCGGCATCGGCATGACCGAGGCGACCCTGGTCGCCGCCCTGCTCCACGACACGGTGGAGGACACGCCCTACACGCTGCAGCAGTGTCGCGACGACTTCGGCGACGAGGTCGCGGCGATGGTCGACGGCGTGACCAAGCTCGACAAGGTCCAATACGGCGACTCGGCGCAGGCCGAGACCATCCGCAAGATGATCGTCGCGATGTCGCGCGACATCCGGGTGCTCGTCATCAAGCTGGCCGACCGGCTCCACAACATGCGCACCCTGCGCTACGTGCCGCTCAAGAGCCAGGAGCGCACCGCCCGCGAGACCCTCGACATCTACGCCCCGCTGGCCCACCGGCTCGGCATGAACACCATCAAGTGGGAGCTCGAGGACCTCGCGTTCGCGACGCTGCACCCCAAGATCTACGACGAGATCGTGCGCCTGGTCGCCGAGCGGGCGCCGTCGCGCGACAGCTTCCTGGCCGAGGTCATCACCCAGGTCGAGAAGGACCTGCGCGAGGCCAAGGTCAAGGCCACCGTCACCGGGCGGCCCAAGCACTACTACTCGATCTACCAGAAGATGATCGTCGGCGGCCGCGAGTTCTCCGACATCTACGACCTCGTCGGCATCCGCATCCTGGTCGACGAGGACCGCGACTGCTACTCCGTCCTCGGCGTGCTCCACTCACGCTGGAACCCCGTGCTCGGCCGGTTCAAGGACTACGTCGCGATGCCGAAGTTCAACATGTACCAGTCGCTCCACACGACGGTCATCGGCCCGCAGGGCAAGCCGGTCGAGATGCAGATCCGTACCTTCGGCATGCACCGCCGCGCCGAGTACGGCGTCGCCGCCCACTGGAAGTACAAGGAGGACGGGCGCGAGGGCCGCGACACCGACGCCCGGGGCGACACCGACGACATGTCGTGGGTGCGCCAGCTCCTCGACTGGCAGTCCGAGGTCGAGGACCCGGGCGAGTTCCTCGAGTCCCTGCGCTTCGAGATCAACCGGTCCGAGACCTACGTCTTCACACCCCGCGGCGACGTGATCGCGCTGCCGTCGGGCGCCACCCCCGTCGACTTCGCCTACGCGGTGCACACCGAGGTCGGTCACCACACCATCGGTGCGCGCGTCAACGGTCGCCTGGTGCCTCTCGAGTCGACCCTCGACAACGGCGACGTGGTCGAGGTCTTCACCTCCAAGTCGGTCAACGCCGGTCCCTCGCGCGACTGGCTGACCTTCGTGCGGTCCCCGAGGGCCCGTTCCAAGATCCGGCACTGGTTCACCAAGGAGCGCCGCGAGGAGGCCGTCGACCAGGGCAAGGACCAGATCGCCAAGCTCATGCGCAAGGAGGGGCTGCCCATCAAGCGGCTCCTCACCCACGACACGCTCACCCAGGTCGCCGCCCACTTCAAGCTCGGCGACGTCACCGCCCTCTACGCCGCGGTCGGCGAGGGCAACCTGAGCGCCCAGGCCGTCGTACGCCGGGTGATCGACCTGCTCGGTGGCGACGCAGGCGTCCAGGAGGACCTCGCCGAGGCCGTCACCATCACCGGGCGGCGCGGTCGCTCGCGCATCGGCGGCGGTGCCGACTCCGGGGTCATCGTCAAGGGCTCACCCGACGTGTGGGTCAAGCTCGCCAAGTGCTGCACCCCGGTGCCGCCCGACGACATCCTCGGCTTCGTGACCAAGGGCGGCGGCGTCTCGGTGCACCGCCGCGACTGCACCAACGCCGGTGAGCTGTTGCGCCAACCCGAGAAGGTGCTCGACGTCGAGTGGGCACCGACCGCGCAGTCGATGTTCCTGGTCAACATCCAGGTCGAGGCCCTCGACCGGGCCCGGCTGCTCTCCGACATCACCATGGTGCTGTCCGACGCCCACGTCAACATCCTGTCGGCCAACCTGTCGACCACCCGCGACCGGGTCGCCAAGTCGCGCTTCACCTTCGAGATGGCCGAGGCCAAGCACCTCGACACGGTCCTCAAGGCCGTGCGCAGCGTGCCGGGCGTCTTCGACGCCTACCGCGTCACGGCCTAA
- the hisS gene encoding histidine--tRNA ligase: protein MSTKITPLSGFPELLPEQRVVEQDVVDLLRSTFELHGFAGIETRAVEPLEQLLTKGETSKEVYVLRRLQEQESGKDAGLGLHFDLTVPFARYVVENAGKLDFPFRRFQIQKVWRGERPQDGRYREFTQADIDVVGRDVLPVHHDVEVARVMLDALRRIEFLPGFRLQVNNRKVLEGYFRGLGLDDATTTLAMTAVDRLDKQPVEAVAAMLVEAGLDTELAHRCLAIAEICTPDSSFVERVRALGVEHPLLDEGLVELAAVVDGCASLVGPTVDVVADLKIARGLDYYTGTVFETRMRGHEALGSICSGGRYDALATDGRTTYPGVGISLGVSRVLVPLLNRGDLVADRKVPSAVLVAVTDEESRGRSDLVAASLRARGVPCEVAATAAKFGKQIRYAERRGIPYVWFEHDDEGTTTHQVKDIRSGEQHDADPDTWTPPAADLRPQVLIKEQPQ, encoded by the coding sequence ATGAGCACCAAGATCACCCCGCTGAGCGGGTTCCCCGAGCTGTTGCCCGAGCAGCGCGTCGTCGAGCAGGACGTCGTCGACCTCCTGCGCAGCACCTTCGAGCTGCACGGCTTCGCCGGCATCGAGACCCGCGCCGTCGAGCCGCTCGAGCAGCTGCTGACCAAGGGCGAGACCTCCAAGGAGGTCTACGTGCTGCGTCGTCTGCAGGAGCAGGAGTCCGGCAAGGACGCCGGCCTGGGCCTCCACTTCGACCTCACCGTGCCCTTCGCGCGCTACGTGGTCGAGAACGCCGGCAAGCTCGACTTCCCGTTCCGCCGCTTCCAGATCCAGAAGGTATGGCGCGGCGAGCGGCCCCAGGACGGCCGCTACCGCGAGTTCACCCAGGCCGACATCGACGTCGTCGGGCGCGACGTGCTGCCGGTCCACCACGACGTCGAGGTCGCGCGGGTGATGCTCGACGCGCTGCGCCGCATCGAGTTCCTGCCCGGCTTCCGGCTGCAGGTCAACAACCGCAAGGTGCTCGAGGGCTACTTCCGCGGCCTGGGCCTCGACGACGCGACGACGACCCTGGCCATGACGGCCGTCGACCGGCTCGACAAGCAGCCGGTCGAGGCGGTCGCCGCGATGCTCGTCGAGGCCGGCCTCGACACCGAGCTGGCCCACCGCTGCCTGGCCATCGCCGAGATCTGCACCCCCGACAGCTCCTTCGTCGAGCGCGTGCGTGCCCTCGGCGTGGAGCACCCGCTGCTCGACGAGGGCCTGGTCGAGCTGGCCGCCGTCGTCGACGGGTGCGCGTCGCTGGTCGGCCCCACCGTCGACGTGGTCGCCGACCTCAAGATCGCCCGCGGCCTCGACTACTACACCGGCACCGTCTTCGAGACCCGGATGCGCGGGCACGAGGCCCTCGGCTCGATCTGCTCCGGCGGGCGCTACGACGCCCTGGCGACCGACGGCCGCACCACCTACCCCGGCGTCGGCATCTCCCTGGGCGTCAGCCGGGTCCTGGTGCCGCTGCTCAACCGTGGCGACCTGGTGGCCGACCGCAAGGTCCCCAGCGCCGTGCTGGTCGCGGTCACCGACGAGGAGTCGCGTGGGCGCAGCGATCTCGTGGCCGCCTCGCTGCGCGCCCGGGGCGTGCCGTGCGAGGTGGCCGCCACCGCAGCCAAGTTCGGCAAGCAGATCCGGTACGCCGAGCGCCGCGGCATCCCGTACGTCTGGTTCGAGCACGACGACGAGGGCACGACCACCCACCAGGTCAAGGACATCCGCTCCGGCGAGCAGCACGACGCCGACCCGGACACCTGGACCCCACCCGCAGCGGACCTGCGACCGCAGGTCCTCATCAAGGAGCAACCACAGTGA
- the secD gene encoding protein translocase subunit SecD: MAKKQARPGRTLLVFLLGTAILYGLVALAGATSSGNSSAWKPDLGLDLQGGTRITLKSKGDPSNDNLEEARKIIDARVNGSGISEAEVQTSNSNIVVEIPGDPRRDLVATVQRAAQLRFRLVACRDTCSDPSAATPSIPQTADPTADPTVSVPADPSGSASPEGDATTPAEAPTSANRVAPGFAGSGTASPTDSPSANTSEAPSESPSATSTETPGATPTDTPSATDGATPTAPDAETFDSNAVVPVDDAIAFMRGGYSAADVTLFNAYTCANDGTIALTPEAKAAKSAPEVPADDPTKPLVACEAAQKSTDPDLPDSGPSKYLLSPAVIQGTDLKNASYQIPQGALRYSVTLDIGGKGEKAFADVSSQLTKGQSGENFAMVLDGVVLSAPYFSSVISDGNAEISGNFSESEARSLATSLKYGSLPIQFDANTETIGPSLAGDQLSAGLTAGAFGLALVLIYCLLYYRGLGLVVVASLLSASAVTYALVLLLSETAGFVLTLPGIAGLIIAVGVTADSFIIFFERIRDEMREGKSMRVAVETGWKRAKVTRLAAQVVSLLSAAVLYIFATGAVKGFGFALGLTTLVDLAILFWFTKPMVSWLARFTFFNSGHRLSGLSPETLGIDGPPRPARTTPTTAGGPA, from the coding sequence GTGGCGAAGAAGCAGGCCCGACCGGGGCGCACCTTGCTGGTGTTCCTCCTGGGCACAGCGATCCTCTACGGCCTCGTGGCCCTGGCTGGTGCGACCAGCAGCGGAAACTCGAGCGCCTGGAAGCCCGACCTCGGCCTCGACCTGCAGGGCGGCACCCGGATCACCCTCAAGTCCAAGGGCGACCCGAGCAACGACAACCTCGAGGAAGCGCGCAAGATCATCGACGCGCGCGTCAACGGCTCGGGCATCTCCGAGGCCGAGGTCCAGACCAGCAACTCCAACATCGTCGTCGAGATCCCGGGCGACCCGCGTCGCGACCTCGTCGCGACCGTCCAGCGCGCCGCGCAGCTGCGGTTCCGGCTGGTGGCCTGCCGCGACACCTGCTCCGACCCGAGCGCCGCCACCCCGTCGATCCCGCAGACCGCCGACCCGACGGCCGACCCGACCGTCTCGGTCCCCGCCGACCCGAGCGGCAGCGCCAGTCCCGAGGGTGACGCGACCACGCCGGCCGAGGCGCCGACCTCCGCCAACCGCGTGGCCCCGGGCTTCGCCGGCAGCGGCACCGCCAGCCCGACCGACTCGCCCTCCGCTAACACGAGCGAGGCCCCCTCCGAGTCGCCCAGCGCGACGTCCACCGAGACGCCGGGCGCGACGCCCACCGACACGCCCAGCGCGACCGACGGCGCGACGCCCACGGCTCCCGACGCCGAGACGTTCGACTCCAACGCCGTCGTCCCGGTCGACGACGCGATCGCGTTCATGCGCGGTGGCTACAGCGCGGCCGACGTCACGCTGTTCAACGCCTACACCTGCGCCAACGACGGCACGATCGCGCTGACCCCCGAGGCCAAGGCGGCGAAGTCCGCGCCCGAGGTGCCCGCCGACGACCCGACCAAGCCCCTGGTCGCCTGCGAGGCCGCTCAGAAGTCGACCGACCCCGATCTCCCCGACTCGGGTCCGTCCAAGTACCTCCTCTCGCCCGCCGTCATCCAGGGCACCGACCTCAAGAACGCGTCCTACCAGATCCCGCAGGGCGCGCTGCGGTACTCCGTGACCCTCGACATCGGCGGCAAGGGCGAGAAGGCCTTCGCCGACGTGTCCAGCCAGCTGACCAAGGGTCAGAGCGGCGAGAACTTCGCGATGGTGCTCGACGGCGTCGTGCTGTCCGCGCCCTACTTCAGCTCGGTGATCTCCGACGGCAACGCCGAGATCAGCGGCAACTTCAGCGAGTCCGAGGCCCGCAGCCTCGCGACCAGCCTCAAGTACGGCTCGCTGCCGATCCAGTTCGACGCCAACACCGAGACCATCGGGCCCTCCCTGGCCGGAGACCAGCTCTCCGCCGGCCTCACCGCCGGTGCCTTCGGTCTCGCGCTGGTGCTGATCTACTGCCTGCTCTACTACCGCGGCCTCGGCCTGGTCGTCGTGGCCTCGCTGCTGTCGGCCTCGGCCGTGACCTACGCGCTGGTCCTGCTGCTCAGCGAGACCGCCGGGTTCGTGCTCACCCTGCCCGGCATCGCCGGCCTGATCATCGCCGTCGGTGTCACCGCCGACTCCTTCATCATCTTCTTCGAACGCATCCGAGACGAGATGCGCGAGGGCAAGTCGATGCGCGTCGCGGTCGAGACCGGCTGGAAGCGCGCCAAGGTCACCCGGCTCGCTGCCCAGGTCGTCTCGCTGCTGTCGGCGGCGGTGCTCTACATCTTCGCCACCGGCGCGGTGAAGGGCTTCGGGTTCGCGCTCGGCCTGACCACCCTGGTCGACCTCGCGATCCTGTTCTGGTTCACCAAGCCGATGGTGTCGTGGCTGGCCCGCTTCACCTTCTTCAACTCCGGCCACCGACTCTCGGGCCTCAGCCCCGAGACCCTCGGCATCGACGGGCCGCCGAGGCCCGCCCGCACCACCCCGACCACCGCAGGAGGGCCGGCCTGA
- the ruvB gene encoding Holliday junction branch migration DNA helicase RuvB has product MRALGGSLTAAEAEGDERTIEAALRPRTLEEVVGQVRVRDQLGLVLEAARQRGRAPDHVLLSGPPGLGKTTLAMIIAAEMTAPLRLTSGPAITHAGDLAAILSGLNQDDVLFIDEIHRMSRPAEEMLYLAMEDFRVDVIIGKGPGATAIPLEIPPFTLVGATTRAGLLPGPLRDRFGFTGHLEFYDPAELDLIIHRSADLLGVRLTDEGAAEIALRSRGTPRIANRLLRRVRDYAQVRADGVVTLAVAHATLDLYEVDRLGLDRLDRAVIDVLCRRFGGGPVGVSTLAVAVGEERETVEEVAEPFLVRLGFLARTPRGRIATPAAWEHLGLTAPKLPDSDPPLFSS; this is encoded by the coding sequence CTGCGCGCCCTCGGCGGCTCGCTCACCGCCGCCGAGGCGGAGGGCGACGAGCGCACCATCGAGGCGGCGCTGCGCCCGCGCACGCTCGAGGAGGTCGTCGGCCAGGTGCGCGTGCGCGACCAGCTGGGCCTGGTCCTCGAGGCCGCGCGCCAGCGCGGCCGCGCTCCCGACCACGTGCTGCTCTCGGGCCCCCCGGGCCTCGGCAAGACCACCCTGGCCATGATCATCGCCGCCGAGATGACCGCGCCGCTGCGACTCACCAGCGGGCCCGCCATCACCCACGCCGGCGACCTGGCGGCGATCCTGTCCGGTCTCAACCAGGACGACGTGCTCTTCATCGACGAGATCCACCGGATGTCGCGCCCGGCCGAGGAGATGCTCTACCTCGCGATGGAGGACTTCCGCGTCGACGTCATCATCGGCAAGGGCCCCGGCGCGACCGCCATCCCGCTCGAGATCCCGCCGTTCACGCTGGTCGGTGCCACGACCCGGGCCGGGCTGCTGCCCGGGCCGCTGCGCGACCGGTTCGGCTTCACCGGCCACCTCGAGTTCTACGACCCCGCCGAGCTCGACCTGATCATCCACCGCTCGGCCGACCTGCTCGGCGTACGCCTGACCGACGAGGGGGCCGCCGAGATCGCCCTGCGCTCGCGCGGCACGCCCCGCATCGCCAACCGACTGCTGCGTCGGGTCCGTGACTACGCACAGGTCCGGGCCGACGGCGTCGTGACCCTCGCGGTCGCCCACGCCACGCTCGACCTCTACGAGGTCGACCGGCTCGGCCTGGACCGGCTCGACCGGGCGGTCATCGACGTGCTCTGCCGCCGCTTCGGCGGCGGCCCAGTGGGCGTCTCGACGTTGGCCGTCGCCGTCGGCGAGGAGCGCGAGACGGTCGAGGAGGTCGCCGAGCCGTTCCTGGTGCGCCTGGGGTTCCTGGCGCGCACCCCCCGCGGCCGCATCGCCACTCCGGCGGCGTGGGAGCACCTCGGGCTCACGGCACCGAAACTGCCCGACTCGGACCCGCCGTTGTTCAGCAGTTGA
- a CDS encoding adenine phosphoribosyltransferase, whose translation MGAASDALHRLVRDVPDYPEPGIVFKDITPLLSDPAGFAAVVDGLAAAGRDGEGRVVVDKVVGMEARGFIVGAPVALALGVGFVPVRKAGKLPGPTHAVSYALEYGEATLEVHCDAVAPGERVLLVDDVLATGGTVAATRELIAACGGETVGVAVLMELSFLPGRETAGDVPVTALAVV comes from the coding sequence GTGGGAGCGGCGTCCGACGCGCTCCACCGCCTCGTCCGTGACGTCCCCGACTATCCCGAGCCGGGCATCGTCTTCAAGGACATCACGCCGCTGCTGTCCGACCCGGCCGGGTTCGCCGCGGTGGTCGACGGGCTCGCCGCCGCCGGGCGCGACGGCGAGGGCCGGGTCGTCGTCGACAAGGTGGTCGGCATGGAGGCCCGGGGGTTCATCGTCGGGGCCCCCGTCGCCCTGGCCCTCGGCGTGGGGTTCGTCCCGGTGCGCAAGGCCGGCAAGCTCCCCGGGCCCACCCACGCGGTCTCCTACGCGCTCGAGTACGGCGAGGCGACCCTCGAGGTCCACTGCGACGCCGTGGCGCCGGGGGAGCGGGTGCTGCTCGTCGACGACGTCCTGGCCACCGGCGGCACCGTCGCCGCGACCCGCGAGCTCATCGCCGCGTGCGGCGGTGAGACCGTCGGGGTCGCGGTGCTGATGGAGCTGTCCTTCCTGCCCGGCCGCGAGACGGCGGGCGACGTCCCCGTCACCGCCCTCGCCGTCGTCTGA